One segment of Sandaracinaceae bacterium DNA contains the following:
- a CDS encoding efflux RND transporter periplasmic adaptor subunit — protein sequence MTRIKKYLLPVVGVFLLAMFALNIVRYLTSPSPERVRAEDREVGARVVPGTDDADPLPSGQWVGGNGIVEPRDRETQVAAAVPGRIARIAVREGERVEVGAVLVELESAVEQAAVSVADAEVAGAEAELSRLTRGSRSEDVDAANAEAEVASVRATLAASSLTRTRAASTSGGLSADEIERAERQAQADTASAALADARRRAVVRGPRREEIAAARARLVASRARRDEAAARYERLIVRAPIAGEVLQVKYRVGEYVAPGQTDPLIVLGDTSELHVRMDVDERDFAHVSVGSNVVVRAIAFPGRDFSGRVIEVARRMGRKNVRSDDPVERNDTKVLEVVITLEQSTDLVVGQRVMSYIRRGE from the coding sequence ATGACACGCATCAAGAAGTACCTGCTGCCGGTCGTCGGCGTGTTCCTGCTCGCGATGTTCGCCCTCAACATCGTCCGCTACCTGACTTCGCCCTCGCCGGAGCGGGTGCGCGCAGAGGATCGCGAGGTCGGTGCGCGGGTGGTGCCCGGGACCGACGACGCCGACCCGCTGCCTTCGGGCCAGTGGGTGGGTGGCAACGGCATCGTCGAGCCACGCGACCGCGAGACCCAGGTGGCCGCTGCCGTGCCGGGCCGCATCGCGCGCATCGCCGTGCGCGAGGGCGAGCGCGTGGAGGTGGGCGCCGTGCTGGTGGAGCTCGAGAGCGCCGTGGAGCAGGCCGCCGTGTCCGTGGCGGACGCCGAAGTGGCCGGGGCCGAGGCCGAGCTCTCCCGGCTCACCCGTGGCAGCCGCTCGGAGGACGTGGACGCCGCCAACGCCGAAGCCGAAGTGGCCAGCGTGCGGGCCACCCTGGCCGCCAGTTCGCTGACGCGCACGCGCGCGGCGAGCACGTCGGGTGGGCTCTCGGCAGACGAAATCGAGCGCGCCGAGCGGCAGGCCCAGGCCGACACCGCGTCCGCTGCGCTCGCCGATGCACGCCGCCGAGCGGTGGTGCGAGGACCGCGGCGCGAGGAGATCGCGGCGGCGCGCGCGCGCCTGGTGGCCTCTCGTGCACGTCGCGACGAGGCGGCCGCGCGCTACGAGCGCCTCATCGTGCGAGCGCCCATCGCGGGCGAGGTGCTCCAGGTGAAGTACCGCGTGGGCGAGTACGTGGCCCCCGGTCAGACCGACCCGCTCATCGTGCTCGGCGACACCAGCGAGCTGCACGTGCGCATGGACGTGGACGAGCGCGACTTTGCGCACGTGAGCGTGGGGTCGAACGTGGTGGTGCGCGCCATCGCGTTCCCCGGGCGTGACTTTTCCGGCCGGGTCATCGAAGTGGCCCGCCGCATGGGCCGCAAGAACGTGCGCAGCGACGACCCCGTGGAGCGCAACGACACCAAGGTGCTGGAGGTGGTCATCACGCTCGAGCAGTCCACGGACCTCGTGGTGGGCCAGCGGGTCATGAGCTACATCCGCCGCGGGGAGTGA